One segment of Leptospirillum ferrooxidans C2-3 DNA contains the following:
- the recR gene encoding recombination mediator RecR encodes MPQKPGDRNPSPYPMPFYRVIEALRTLPGIGVRTATKLAFHLLKSSDEEVFALSGHLSLMKKELVLCSVCQNIRELPENASTDDTVCTLCRDPSRDDGLIMVVEDVQTLYAVERSGEFQGLYHVLMGRLSPLDGIGPDSIRIKELISRVETGQVREIIVATSPTTEGEATALYISRLFKPVGIRISRIAFGIPVGLELEYVDDMTLIRSVEGRRLM; translated from the coding sequence ATGCCGCAAAAACCCGGTGACCGAAACCCCTCCCCTTACCCGATGCCATTCTATCGGGTCATCGAGGCATTAAGAACTCTTCCCGGAATAGGTGTCAGGACAGCCACAAAACTGGCTTTTCATCTTCTGAAATCCTCAGATGAGGAGGTCTTTGCACTTTCAGGTCATCTTTCTCTCATGAAGAAAGAGCTGGTCCTATGCTCAGTCTGTCAGAACATCAGGGAACTGCCTGAGAACGCCAGCACCGATGACACCGTTTGCACCCTGTGCAGGGATCCTTCAAGAGATGATGGACTGATCATGGTCGTCGAGGATGTCCAGACACTTTATGCCGTGGAACGGTCCGGAGAGTTTCAGGGGCTTTACCATGTTTTGATGGGACGCCTTTCCCCCCTTGATGGAATAGGACCTGATTCCATAAGGATCAAGGAACTTATTTCCCGAGTGGAAACCGGCCAGGTCAGAGAAATTATCGTTGCGACTTCTCCCACAACGGAAGGGGAGGCAACAGCTCTCTACATCTCCCGACTTTTCAAGCCGGTCGGCATCAGGATCAGCCGTATCGCTTTTGGTATTCCGGTCGGCCTTGAGCTTGAATATGTTGATGACATGACCCTCATCCGTTCAGTCGAAGGCCGAAGATTGATGTGA
- a CDS encoding YbaB/EbfC family nucleoid-associated protein, with the protein MMPDFLKKAMEMKGKIGQVQEELQNARLIGIAGEADGVIVTMNGKSEVLSITITPKLHQEASREDLERLLCQAINQAGEKARTLMTKSMLEASGMPGGLPGFPGF; encoded by the coding sequence ATGATGCCGGACTTCCTGAAGAAGGCCATGGAAATGAAAGGAAAGATCGGACAAGTCCAAGAAGAATTGCAGAATGCACGTCTTATCGGAATCGCAGGAGAAGCTGACGGAGTGATCGTAACCATGAACGGGAAATCCGAAGTTCTCTCCATCACGATCACACCAAAGCTTCACCAGGAGGCCTCAAGAGAAGACCTTGAAAGGCTTCTATGCCAGGCAATCAATCAAGCTGGAGAAAAAGCGCGAACCCTCATGACCAAATCCATGCTTGAAGCTTCCGGCATGCCCGGTGGATTGCCGGGATTTCCCGGCTTCTGA